GCGGCACATTTGAAGCTGCCGTATTTGATTTTGGGGATATTACGGAAAATTATATAAATAAAAACAACTATGTACGCTATTGGGACGATATTGCAAAAGTGCCTTACCTGTATAATGGAAGCACTTTTATTACATATGAAGATGAAGAATCAATAGGCTGCAAGGCGGATTATATAAAGAAAATGGGTCTTGGGGGTGCTATGTTCTGGGAATTCTCTTATGATAAAAACTTAGTACTTCAGAATGTAATTGCCAAGAAGCTAAATATTAATAAGATACCGGAGGTAGTTTTTTACTACGGAGACGTTAATGAGGACGGAATAATTGATTCTATTGATTTTGCACTGCTAAAATCATTCCTGTTAGGCAAGGGTGCTTTACAGAATATGGATATCGCTGATGTTAACAATGATGGTAATATTGATGCTCTTGATCTTACATGTTTAAAAATGATCTTATTGGAAAAGAATACTCCAAAACCAATTGAGTTGAAATAGTATAAATAAGTATAGGATATCGCATCAGCTGATATATAGTCACTGATGCGATATCAGTAATTTATTCTATTGGGAATTTATCAATTTTACCAAGAAGCTTTTGCTTCATATATGAAAAGTCCAAAGCGTTTACTTGTCCGTTGCCGTCTACATCTGCGGTTGTCAGGTTTATCGGAGTATTAAGCAGCAAGTACGATTTCAAAAGGCCAAAATCTATAGCATCAAAATTTCCGTCAGAATTCAAATCCCCTGCCACTTCGTCTGAAGGTGCAGAACCGTAGATATCTTTGGGGAGTTCGTCCAGAGTTACCACATACTCACTGTTGTAAATAGTGTTTAGCAGTACCGGGTCATTATATCTTGAACTGGTTATAAAATCACCGTACCACGGGCAGAAATACAGCCACCAAGCACCTTCGTTTACTATGTTCTGAATGTCGGGTATAACGTCATTTTCAGTCATCGCAACCATTTTTGTATCGTTTGTGTCATTTACAAGTGTCAGAAATGCTGTTGATGCAGCACTTGTCTTCCACGTGTAAGGTGATCCTTCGTACTTATCATAAGCAACGATATCTACATATTTATCACCCGGATACCATTCGAGGGAATTTGCATATGTATAAAGGTTTACTTCCCATATTACATTATGAATACCATATTTTTCTGTCAATGTTGTATACAGAAGCTTCCATAGTTCTTTATAAACATCTGAACCTGCGGAACCCCACCAGAACCAAGCACCAGAGCCGTCAGTGTTGTTATTGCCTTCTGCTTCATGGAAAGGTCTAAGAAGTACAGGTACCTTAGCATCCTGGAGTATAAGGAGCTGCTTTGCCATCTCATCGATTGCAAGCATCAGGTATGCGTATTCTTTTGTTGTTTTATCAAGACAGTTGGCTGTATTGAAGCTGGAAGTAGGTTTATAAGTGCATTTTGTCCAATCCAGTTTATCACCGAGCTTATAGCTTGTGAAATCTGCCGGTACATTGATATGCCAACAGGCTGTTGCAATTCCACCTTTTTCTTTTACCCACTGTATCATGCGTTCTGTTGTACCATCTTCCCATCCGTACAGAGGGTTGTAGTTCATCAGGTCAAAGCCTCTGATTGCAGGATATTTGCCTGTCTTATCATATATGTAGTTAAATTCAAGTTCGTAGTCTCCGTCATTACCGCTTCCATAAATCTCCTGTTGTCCTGAAATAACATGATTTCCATAAACGCTTGTTAGATACTTCATGAGAGACTTTGTTTCTAGGGTTGCCTTTGGATCACATAATGTTGGTTCAATGTTGAGATCAGGCATATCTGCATAGTCAAATGATATTTTATCATACAGTATAAAGCCCCAGCTCCCGGATGATCCTATCTCAATTTTGGTTGTACCTGCTTCAAGGTAGAAGAATCCAAAACTGTAATCCATCCATCCGCCTTTGTTTGGAATATAGAAGTTGCCTTGAGGTACGCCATTGATGCTTACAACCTGAAGTCTGGAGTCACCCTGATTGCCCAGATACATCCAACAGCGTGTTGAAAGCTCATACATAGCATTTGTAGGAACTGTAACCTCCAAAGTTATTGTTCCTGAATTGGATGCCCATACAAATCCGTCACCTGAATACCCTGGATATTCAGTTCCATAAACGTTGGTAGCAACCGTAGCACCATTACCGAGGCTGCAAGCTTCAGCTTCAACATTTACAGGAAGCGAATATGCAGCCTGAACCGGAGCAGGCACGGTTGTAAGAATAGTACATCCCAGTGCAACCCCTGTCAGCAGAGACAAAACTCTGCCAAAAATTTTTTTCATAAAAACACTCCTTTTATTATTTTTTTCTATTACGATTAAAAAAAGAATAGTGCTGTCGAGAAATTAAGACGAAATGATTGCTATGAACTACATATTTAGTTAAATTATAACATATTTTTAGTTTATTATCAATTTTAATTTTACCTAAACCAATTTAAAATTCTAATAATATTTTGAATAAATACATAGTTAGAGATTATATTTTACAATGTTATATACATTACCAAATGGGAACAATTTATGGTAAAATGTAATTTCATTAAAATCTTTTGAGGACTATAATATGAAATTTAAAGAAAGAGCAAAACAACTAAAAAAAGATATTCCAGCAGTTTTTTTGGCATTGAGTAAAAAAGAAACACCCCCGTTAGCAAGGGTTTTAGGAATTATAACAATAGGTTATGCTTTGTCTCCAATCGACTTGATTCCTGATTTCATTCCTGTTCTTGGATATCTTGATGATATAATAATTTTACCATTATTAGTAGCTGCGACGGTAAAGGCAATACCAAGAGAGTTAATTGAACAGTGCCGCCTTGAATCTGAGCAGATATGGAAAGATGGGAAACCTAAAAAGTGGTATTTTGCCCTACCGATAATACTAGTATGGGTAATAATTATTACTTTGGTTATAAAAGCATTATTATAATTTTAAACTCTACATTCCAAAAACACCTCATAAGGTGTTTTTTATTTATGGCTTTATTATTTACCATTAATTAACAATATGTAACAAAAACTCAATAATGTCTTAATGTTAATCCTTTATAATTTAGACATTAAAGGACCTTTTCAAAAAAAAATAAGGAGGTACTAGTTAATATGAAGCACAGTATTTCAGTAAATCACAAAAAAAGCCAAAGGTTTTTATCGGCAATAATAATACTGATTATTATTATTACCAGTTACACACCACAAGGAAGTATGACAGCTAATGCAGCGACAGCAAACCATCTAGTTATAAGTGAGGTTTATGGCGGTGGTGGAAATAGCGGTGCGAAATACAAAAATGACTTCATCGAAATATATAACCCTACAAATAGTACTATCAATCTATCAAACTGGTCTGTTCAGTACGCATCATCAACGGGAAGTTTTAATA
This genomic stretch from Ruminiclostridium cellulolyticum H10 harbors:
- a CDS encoding glycosyl hydrolase; this translates as MKKIFGRVLSLLTGVALGCTILTTVPAPVQAAYSLPVNVEAEACSLGNGATVATNVYGTEYPGYSGDGFVWASNSGTITLEVTVPTNAMYELSTRCWMYLGNQGDSRLQVVSINGVPQGNFYIPNKGGWMDYSFGFFYLEAGTTKIEIGSSGSWGFILYDKISFDYADMPDLNIEPTLCDPKATLETKSLMKYLTSVYGNHVISGQQEIYGSGNDGDYELEFNYIYDKTGKYPAIRGFDLMNYNPLYGWEDGTTERMIQWVKEKGGIATACWHINVPADFTSYKLGDKLDWTKCTYKPTSSFNTANCLDKTTKEYAYLMLAIDEMAKQLLILQDAKVPVLLRPFHEAEGNNNTDGSGAWFWWGSAGSDVYKELWKLLYTTLTEKYGIHNVIWEVNLYTYANSLEWYPGDKYVDIVAYDKYEGSPYTWKTSAASTAFLTLVNDTNDTKMVAMTENDVIPDIQNIVNEGAWWLYFCPWYGDFITSSRYNDPVLLNTIYNSEYVVTLDELPKDIYGSAPSDEVAGDLNSDGNFDAIDFGLLKSYLLLNTPINLTTADVDGNGQVNALDFSYMKQKLLGKIDKFPIE
- a CDS encoding YkvA family protein, producing MKFKERAKQLKKDIPAVFLALSKKETPPLARVLGIITIGYALSPIDLIPDFIPVLGYLDDIIILPLLVAATVKAIPRELIEQCRLESEQIWKDGKPKKWYFALPIILVWVIIITLVIKALL